The Vicia villosa cultivar HV-30 ecotype Madison, WI linkage group LG1, Vvil1.0, whole genome shotgun sequence genome includes a region encoding these proteins:
- the LOC131648007 gene encoding uncharacterized protein LOC131648007 — translation MEYLHRSLRKLQHMSDFNFHPKCEKLGITNICFAGDLMLFSRGDPTSVQIMMNEFQFFSEATRLCVSPNKGKVYCGGVPDSVQQHMLQITGFSAGIIPFKYLGVPLSNRKLTIHHCRPLVDRILSKIQDWTTKLLSYTDKYQLIRSVLFGVTSY, via the coding sequence atggagTACTTACATAGGAGCTTAAGGAAATTACAACACATGTCTGATTTTAATTTTCATCCCAAATGTGAAAAGTTGGGCATTACTAATATTTGTTTTGCTGGTGATTTAATGTTGTTTTCTAGAGGAGATCCTACTTCTGTTCAGATTATGATGAATGAATTTCAGTTTTTCTCTGAAGCTACAAGACTTTGTGTTAGTCCTAATAAGGGCAAAGTTTATTGTGGAGGAGTTCCTGATTCAGTTCAGCAACATATGCTTCAAATCACTGGGTTTTCTGCTGGAATCATTCCTTTCAAATACCTGGGGGTCCCTCTTTCCAACAGGAAGTTGACTATACATCACTGCAGGCCTCTAGTTGATAGAATTTTGTCTAAGATACAGGACTGGACAACTAAGCTTTTAAGTTATACAGACAAATATCAATTGATTAGGAGTGTCTTATTTGGAGTTACTTCTTATTAG
- the LOC131648018 gene encoding uncharacterized protein LOC131648018 — MGKLFWKIQAKDDKLWVKDKIKETDAWAAVLQTGRYKTTVVYKELHGYRGHVPLKHMLYQNYAKPRARFIIWLSLLGQLNTKDRLLKHGNVINAGCIFCREEETLHRLLLECHITKQIWRRVLQNIGYDRNPVGWTQERLWLIGETRRKGWHMDMVKIAIAESVYGIWRHCNDVIFNHAHVDPQIWKIITHDIFIRSSFHKSIRNYVNIETMSISP, encoded by the exons ATGGGGAAGCTCTTTTGGAAAATTCAAGCTAAGGATGATAAACTGTGGGTCAA GGACAAAATTAAAGAAACTGATGCTTGGGCAGCTGTTCTCCAAACTGGGAGATACAAGACCACCGTTGTTTATAAGGAGCTTCATGGATATAGAGGGCACGTGCCTTTGAAGCATATGCTTTATCAAAATTATGCAAAGCCTCGGGCCAGGTTCATTATTTGGCTAAGTTTGTTGGGACAATTGAACACCAAGGACAGGTTGCTGAAGCATGGGAATGTGATTAATGCAGGCTGTATCTTCTGCAGGGAAGAAGAAACTCTTCACCGTTTGTTGTTGGAGTGTCATATAACCAAACAAATATGGCGTAGGGTGTTACAGAACATTGGATATGACAGAAATCCTGTGGGCTGGACTCAAGAGAGGTTATGGTTGATTGGTGAAACTAGGAGAAAGGGTTGGCATATGGATATGGTGAAAATTGCTATTGCTGAAAGTGTCTATGGTATTTGGAGGCATTGTAATGATGTGATATTCAACCATGCTCATGTGGATCCTCAAATTTGGAAGATAATCACTCATGATATTTTTATTAGAAGTAGTTTTCATAAGTCTATTAGGAATTATGTTAATATTGAAACAATGAGTATCTCTCCTTAA